A genomic region of Chitinimonas arctica contains the following coding sequences:
- a CDS encoding SagB family peptide dehydrogenase — protein MRFKRAGTLVVYWQDEQLVFHNYAQRSTVQASFVTMEILNFFNDWQTTEAAAAFFDGYSAASIAGAVAELLDGGLLIAEATPAALQDQAIGRDWAPWLPEASFHFSSKDAAYVHRDSPPELKQSSLPITPPPPFFKSIAGATAIALPTPAMPLQDFGEVLLRRRTHRKFSAQAVALADIAQLLSMVWGVKGYIDTPTFGKLPLKTSPSGGARHPGEVYLMALRVEGLAPGIYHYHPVDHTLSLVNGQVSPERAASYCADQRYVGDAAALFLMTAMFPRTMWKYHKPRAYRVVLLDTGHLGQTFCLLATALGLAPFGTAALKDTLIEHDLGIDGVNESAMYVTGVGHRRTNAA, from the coding sequence ATGCGGTTCAAAAGAGCAGGGACACTTGTCGTCTATTGGCAGGATGAGCAACTGGTTTTTCATAACTATGCCCAACGTTCCACGGTGCAGGCCAGTTTCGTCACCATGGAGATACTGAATTTTTTCAACGATTGGCAAACCACCGAGGCTGCGGCAGCATTTTTCGACGGTTACTCCGCCGCCAGCATCGCCGGCGCGGTCGCGGAACTGCTCGATGGCGGGCTGTTGATTGCAGAAGCGACACCGGCCGCGCTGCAGGACCAGGCGATCGGCCGGGACTGGGCGCCCTGGCTGCCCGAAGCCAGCTTCCACTTTTCATCCAAGGATGCCGCCTATGTTCATCGCGACTCCCCGCCGGAATTGAAGCAATCCAGTCTTCCCATTACCCCGCCGCCACCATTTTTCAAGTCCATCGCCGGCGCCACCGCCATTGCCTTGCCCACGCCGGCCATGCCTTTGCAGGATTTCGGCGAGGTCTTGTTGCGGCGGCGGACCCACCGCAAATTCTCCGCCCAAGCGGTGGCCTTGGCCGACATTGCCCAGCTGCTCTCCATGGTATGGGGCGTCAAGGGCTATATCGATACCCCGACCTTCGGCAAGCTGCCGCTCAAGACCAGTCCATCGGGCGGGGCGCGGCATCCTGGCGAGGTGTATCTGATGGCATTGCGCGTCGAAGGGCTGGCCCCCGGCATCTACCACTACCATCCGGTGGACCATACCTTGTCCCTGGTAAACGGCCAAGTCAGTCCCGAGCGGGCGGCCAGCTATTGTGCGGACCAGCGCTACGTGGGCGATGCCGCCGCGCTTTTCCTGATGACGGCGATGTTTCCCCGCACCATGTGGAAGTATCACAAGCCCCGCGCCTACCGGGTGGTACTGCTCGATACCGGCCATCTGGGCCAGACCTTCTGCCTGCTGGCAACGGCCTTGGGCCTGGCGCCGTTCGGCACGGCGGCGTTGAAGGACACGTTGATCGAGCACGACCTTGGTATCGACGGCGTCAACGAGTCGGCCATGTACGTGACCGGCGTAGGGCACCGCAGGACGAATGCGGCATAA
- a CDS encoding type II toxin-antitoxin system VapC family toxin: MRYVDTSVLLAYLTPEAGSLAAETFMVSSGEPLAISSWTEVELLSALGVKIRTRQLSKVSAHDVVDTYSRIVSPHLHRIDVDDADHRQAVILLEGWRTTLRASDGLHLAIAAAHEATVFTFDRGMASAGAMLGIPVQLLA, encoded by the coding sequence ATGCGATACGTCGATACGAGCGTCTTGCTTGCCTATCTAACACCAGAAGCTGGAAGTCTTGCTGCCGAGACATTCATGGTAAGTTCTGGTGAACCGCTAGCTATAAGCAGCTGGACTGAGGTCGAACTTCTGTCCGCGCTTGGCGTCAAGATTCGTACCCGGCAATTGAGCAAAGTTTCTGCGCATGACGTAGTCGATACCTATAGCCGCATCGTTTCTCCGCATCTACACAGAATCGATGTGGATGATGCCGATCATCGTCAGGCGGTCATCTTGCTCGAGGGCTGGAGAACAACGCTTCGTGCCAGCGATGGGCTGCATCTGGCGATTGCCGCGGCTCATGAGGCAACAGTGTTTACGTTTGACCGAGGCATGGCCTCTGCCGGTGCGATGCTAGGCATTCCTGTTCAATTACTCGCTTAG
- a CDS encoding type II toxin-antitoxin system Phd/YefM family antitoxin, translating into MHTFKLADAKAHLSHLIELVEAGEEVTITKRGRAVVRLVASLPPRQQLPSLAEFRAKLPQQSQPAGDFMRIVREGDRY; encoded by the coding sequence ATGCATACCTTTAAGTTAGCGGACGCCAAAGCGCATCTTAGCCACTTGATCGAACTAGTCGAGGCGGGCGAGGAGGTGACGATTACCAAGCGCGGCCGTGCCGTTGTCCGCTTGGTTGCCAGCCTCCCGCCACGGCAGCAACTACCGAGCCTAGCCGAGTTTCGCGCCAAACTGCCCCAGCAAAGCCAACCGGCCGGCGACTTCATGCGCATCGTTCGTGAAGGTGACCGTTACTAA
- a CDS encoding substrate-binding periplasmic protein — MRRLAIFAALVGSLLATLPAAAEVWRIASEEGYPPYNYTDPSNGRPTGLDVELVTTILNDAKVEYELKMVPWERLKRLLDAGQVDLAFQFLDTPERRARYLLVGPFREGKLVFACRKGCRIPFKQLADLKPYRIATVFGYAYGSEFEQAGLTVDNTATRSDMLPAMLAVGRVDLIVGDQLLLQALALQQGLQNKIEFLDTPLSIQPRYVGFRQGGEAMAERFAKSLAKLRADGTLEQIIQRWSNRKAPRTGGKN; from the coding sequence ATGCGTCGCCTAGCAATCTTCGCCGCCCTTGTCGGCTCCCTGCTGGCCACCTTGCCGGCAGCCGCCGAGGTCTGGCGCATCGCCTCCGAGGAAGGCTATCCACCCTACAACTACACCGATCCGAGCAATGGACGCCCTACCGGCCTGGATGTGGAATTGGTCACCACCATCCTCAACGATGCCAAGGTTGAATACGAACTCAAGATGGTGCCGTGGGAACGGCTGAAACGGCTGCTCGATGCCGGCCAGGTCGATTTGGCTTTTCAGTTTCTCGACACGCCGGAGCGGCGGGCCCGCTATCTGCTGGTTGGCCCTTTCCGGGAAGGTAAATTGGTATTCGCCTGTCGCAAGGGCTGCCGTATTCCCTTCAAGCAGCTAGCCGACCTCAAGCCCTATCGGATCGCCACCGTGTTCGGCTATGCCTATGGCAGCGAATTCGAGCAAGCCGGATTGACGGTGGACAACACCGCCACCCGCTCGGACATGTTACCCGCGATGCTTGCCGTCGGACGGGTGGACCTGATCGTCGGCGATCAGCTGCTACTGCAGGCGCTTGCGCTGCAGCAAGGCCTGCAGAACAAGATCGAGTTCCTGGATACACCGCTTTCCATCCAACCGCGCTACGTGGGTTTTCGCCAAGGTGGCGAGGCCATGGCCGAGCGTTTTGCCAAGAGCCTGGCGAAATTACGTGCCGATGGCACGCTGGAGCAGATCATCCAGCGCTGGAGCAATCGTAAGGCGCCAAGAACCGGGGGGAAGAATTGA
- a CDS encoding inorganic phosphate transporter, protein MFDFFAGLDFWIAASLVLAFGFVMAFEFINGFHDTANAVATVIYTKAMPPKQAVVMSGIFNCLGVLLGGVGVAYAIVHLLPVELLINVNTGHGLAMVFSLLSAAILWNLGTWYFGIPASSSHTLIGSILGVGIANALITGIPLAEGINWKKAMDIALSLVVSPTLGFLLAALLLTFFLRMLPLSKMHKTPETRRALDGKKHPPFWSRLTLVLSAMGVSFVHGSNDGQKGIGLMMLVLIGIVPTQFALDVDATTYQIERTRDAAIYLQHFYQSNEAKLAQQFPASKPGNNVSEMPPKFKCDPAETQQTIGKLLLVVGNVRDYHDLAPDTRSQVRRSLLCLDDTAKKISKLPDLSKRDKADLDKLRKDLTTTTEYAPTWVVIAVALALGLGTMVGWKRVVETVGEKIGRQGMTYAQGMSAQIIAVGAIGMANVFSLPVSTTHVLSSGVAGTMVANRSGLQGSTVRNILIAWVLTLPASIAMAGGLFWLATKLFV, encoded by the coding sequence ATGTTCGACTTCTTCGCCGGGCTGGATTTCTGGATTGCCGCCAGCCTCGTACTCGCTTTTGGTTTTGTGATGGCCTTTGAATTCATCAATGGCTTTCACGACACCGCCAATGCCGTCGCCACGGTGATTTATACCAAGGCCATGCCGCCCAAGCAGGCGGTTGTCATGTCTGGCATCTTCAACTGTCTGGGCGTCCTGCTGGGCGGCGTGGGCGTGGCCTATGCCATCGTCCACCTGCTACCGGTGGAACTCCTGATCAACGTCAATACCGGCCACGGCCTGGCCATGGTGTTCTCGCTGCTGAGCGCAGCGATTCTATGGAACCTGGGGACCTGGTATTTCGGCATTCCCGCGTCCAGTTCGCATACCCTGATCGGCTCCATCCTGGGCGTGGGTATCGCCAACGCCCTGATTACCGGCATCCCCTTGGCGGAAGGCATCAACTGGAAGAAGGCCATGGACATCGCCCTGTCGCTGGTGGTCTCGCCCACCCTGGGCTTTTTGCTGGCCGCGCTATTGCTGACTTTCTTCCTGCGCATGTTGCCGCTTTCCAAAATGCACAAGACGCCGGAAACCCGCCGCGCGCTGGACGGTAAGAAGCACCCGCCCTTCTGGAGCCGTCTGACCCTGGTGCTATCGGCCATGGGTGTCAGCTTTGTGCACGGTTCCAATGACGGCCAGAAGGGCATCGGCCTGATGATGCTGGTGTTGATCGGCATTGTGCCGACCCAGTTCGCCCTGGATGTGGACGCCACCACCTATCAGATCGAGCGCACGCGCGATGCGGCCATCTATCTGCAGCATTTCTACCAAAGCAATGAAGCCAAGCTGGCGCAGCAGTTCCCCGCCAGCAAGCCAGGCAATAACGTCAGTGAAATGCCGCCCAAGTTCAAGTGCGACCCGGCCGAAACGCAGCAGACCATCGGCAAATTGCTGCTGGTTGTCGGTAATGTGCGCGACTATCACGACCTGGCGCCCGACACCCGCTCCCAGGTCCGGCGCTCGCTGCTGTGCCTGGACGATACCGCCAAGAAGATTTCCAAGCTGCCCGATCTCTCCAAGCGCGACAAGGCCGACCTGGACAAGCTGCGCAAGGATCTGACCACCACCACCGAATATGCGCCCACCTGGGTGGTGATCGCGGTTGCCCTGGCGCTTGGCCTCGGCACCATGGTGGGTTGGAAACGGGTTGTCGAAACCGTGGGCGAGAAGATCGGCCGCCAGGGCATGACCTACGCCCAGGGCATGAGCGCCCAGATCATTGCCGTGGGCGCCATCGGCATGGCCAATGTGTTCAGCCTGCCGGTTTCCACCACCCACGTACTGTCGTCCGGCGTTGCCGGCACCATGGTGGCCAACCGCAGCGGTCTGCAAGGCAGTACGGTGCGCAATATCCTGATCGCGTGGGTACTCACCTTACCTGCCTCCATCGCCATGGCGGGTGGCTTGTTCTGGTTGGCGACCAAGTTGTTTGTTTGA
- a CDS encoding M9 family metallopeptidase, with protein sequence MASPIRRRSLVALLTSCFATFSYGAALPDQHPVPLAKQAAHSHAGAEPQAPRFRQTLPPSAEQALYDLPESKKPRRDLLDPSVRQTLAKGNATAMAAPVECQDMERLISHSGNELANYIVNLPDYECHYGLFSLNAQQAARAYSPANLNAVASRFVQEANGYDASNRALVNLLIYLRAGYYLASSDVVAEPPASLLGVMRPAIKGLLDGRTLFKANAQGRSTAGETLKLITNMHDEAYYLPSVRSLVLRYTNSATRPNAVEGLREYTAGAGFTGVLTVFYYANGRPEGKAILSNDPNYATALYTFIKNNKTALLGTNDAFQLSDAARETFRFFQYPTLRGTVKPMVQATLASSTMTGNDMELWLAAAEAVKYYDEANCSEYGTCNYETRLADAVLRFTHTCSPSLRIRAQEMTPEQMQASCSLLEGGETYFHRMMKTNKVPVRDDNNTSLEVVVFDDYSNYNKFAGVIFGISTNNGGMYLEGDPSYSNNQARFIAHEASWLRPTFKVWNLEHEYIHYLDGRFDMHGDFGDGTVKPTVWWIEGIAEYLSLKNNNQASIDAARTGRYRLSQIFGNTYSMSDYTARAYRWGYMAARFMMERHRSDVDAAIAKFRVGDYVGYQTQMDQIGTRYDNEFASWVQTASTTGEPPLPGNPKLPACSSNNYLGKGCALVNLSASDRKYGYILLPAGAKNLKLWTDGNSGDVDLYVGLDRYPTPTSYDVASSSVGNDESVSIALPTSGKWYYILLNARQPFTGVAINASYD encoded by the coding sequence ATGGCATCACCGATTAGAAGGCGCAGCCTGGTCGCGCTACTGACAAGCTGCTTTGCCACGTTTAGCTATGGCGCCGCATTGCCCGATCAGCACCCCGTGCCCTTGGCCAAGCAAGCGGCGCATAGCCATGCCGGCGCCGAGCCGCAAGCTCCCCGCTTCCGCCAAACGCTGCCACCTAGCGCGGAACAGGCACTGTATGACTTGCCGGAGTCGAAGAAGCCGCGCCGCGATCTATTGGATCCAAGCGTCCGCCAAACACTGGCAAAGGGCAACGCGACGGCCATGGCCGCACCGGTGGAATGCCAGGACATGGAACGCCTGATCAGCCACAGTGGCAACGAACTGGCCAACTATATCGTCAATCTGCCCGACTACGAATGCCACTACGGCCTCTTTTCCTTGAACGCCCAACAGGCGGCCAGGGCGTATTCGCCGGCCAATCTCAATGCCGTAGCCAGCCGCTTCGTGCAAGAAGCGAATGGCTACGACGCCAGCAATCGTGCCCTGGTGAATCTGCTGATCTACCTGCGGGCAGGCTATTACCTGGCAAGCTCCGATGTAGTGGCCGAACCGCCGGCCTCGCTGCTGGGTGTGATGCGGCCCGCCATCAAGGGCTTGCTGGATGGCCGCACCCTGTTCAAGGCCAATGCGCAAGGGAGAAGTACGGCGGGTGAAACGCTCAAGCTGATCACCAATATGCACGACGAGGCTTATTACCTGCCCAGCGTGCGTAGCCTGGTGTTGCGCTATACCAATAGCGCCACCCGTCCGAACGCCGTGGAAGGATTGCGGGAATACACGGCCGGCGCAGGCTTTACCGGCGTATTGACCGTATTCTACTACGCCAACGGCCGTCCTGAAGGCAAGGCCATCCTGTCCAACGACCCCAACTACGCTACCGCGCTGTATACCTTTATCAAGAATAACAAGACCGCATTACTGGGCACCAACGACGCATTCCAGCTCAGTGACGCGGCGCGCGAAACCTTCCGCTTCTTCCAGTACCCAACGCTCAGGGGCACGGTCAAGCCCATGGTGCAGGCCACGTTGGCCAGTTCCACCATGACCGGCAACGATATGGAGCTATGGTTGGCGGCGGCGGAAGCGGTCAAGTACTACGACGAAGCGAATTGCAGCGAGTACGGCACCTGTAATTACGAGACGCGTCTCGCCGATGCGGTACTGCGGTTTACCCATACCTGTAGCCCGAGTCTCCGTATCCGGGCACAGGAAATGACGCCCGAGCAGATGCAGGCGTCCTGCTCGCTGCTGGAGGGCGGGGAAACCTACTTCCATCGGATGATGAAGACCAACAAGGTGCCGGTGCGCGACGACAACAACACTTCCCTGGAAGTGGTGGTGTTCGACGATTACAGCAATTACAACAAATTCGCCGGCGTGATCTTCGGTATCAGCACCAATAACGGCGGCATGTATCTGGAGGGGGATCCTTCCTACAGCAACAACCAGGCGCGCTTTATCGCGCATGAGGCATCCTGGCTGCGGCCGACCTTCAAGGTATGGAATCTGGAACATGAATACATCCACTACCTTGATGGCCGTTTCGATATGCATGGGGATTTCGGCGATGGCACCGTCAAGCCGACGGTCTGGTGGATAGAAGGCATCGCCGAGTATCTGTCGCTGAAGAACAACAACCAGGCATCCATCGACGCGGCAAGGACGGGCAGGTACCGGCTTAGCCAGATCTTCGGCAATACGTACTCCATGTCGGACTACACGGCACGTGCGTATCGCTGGGGTTATATGGCGGCGCGCTTTATGATGGAACGCCATCGTAGCGACGTGGATGCGGCCATCGCCAAGTTCCGTGTCGGCGACTATGTTGGCTATCAGACACAGATGGACCAGATCGGCACCCGTTACGACAACGAGTTCGCCAGCTGGGTGCAAACCGCCAGTACCACGGGCGAGCCACCGCTACCGGGCAACCCCAAGTTGCCGGCCTGCAGCTCGAACAACTACCTGGGTAAGGGTTGTGCCCTGGTCAATTTGTCGGCAAGCGACCGCAAGTATGGTTATATTCTGCTGCCTGCCGGGGCGAAAAACCTCAAGCTATGGACCGATGGCAATTCCGGCGATGTCGATCTCTACGTGGGGCTGGACCGTTATCCCACCCCGACCTCCTACGATGTGGCCTCATCCAGCGTAGGTAACGACGAAAGCGTATCGATTGCATTGCCCACCAGCGGAAAGTGGTATTACATTCTGTTGAATGCAAGGCAGCCGTTTACTGGCGTAGCCATCAACGCCAGCTACGATTGA
- a CDS encoding AraC family transcriptional regulator, with amino-acid sequence MSVGNRRTVYDRYIVSDLNDTLFVESLFDRLPDVVFSVKDTQGRYVAMSGACVPRCSLRDKRDAIGKTAYDLFPNHMADRYSVQDAAVFCRGRPVVDNLDLTVYNDKRTGWCLSNKQSVYDKQGKLLGLICISKDLTELTREGLINERFAQTVDFIQANYHRQLCLQELAEVADLSVAQLDRRMKRVFHISTGEFVRQTRLDAAIHAMVSTQRALADIAVECGFFDQSAFHRQCRQSVGMSPRALRMQAKG; translated from the coding sequence ATGTCTGTGGGTAATCGACGAACCGTTTACGACCGCTATATCGTATCTGATCTGAATGACACACTTTTTGTCGAGTCCCTGTTCGATAGGCTGCCCGATGTGGTGTTTTCGGTGAAGGATACGCAAGGGCGTTACGTAGCCATGAGCGGCGCCTGCGTGCCCCGCTGCAGCCTGCGCGACAAGCGCGATGCCATCGGCAAGACCGCCTATGACCTTTTTCCCAACCATATGGCGGACCGTTACAGCGTGCAGGATGCCGCCGTGTTCTGCCGTGGCCGGCCGGTGGTCGATAATCTGGACCTGACCGTCTACAACGACAAGCGCACCGGCTGGTGCCTGTCGAACAAGCAATCCGTCTACGACAAGCAGGGTAAGTTGCTGGGCTTGATCTGCATTTCCAAGGACCTTACCGAGTTGACGCGCGAGGGCTTGATCAACGAACGCTTCGCCCAGACGGTCGACTTTATCCAGGCCAATTACCATCGGCAGCTATGCCTGCAGGAGCTGGCCGAGGTGGCCGATCTCTCGGTAGCCCAGCTCGATCGGCGCATGAAGCGGGTGTTTCATATCAGCACCGGCGAGTTCGTCCGGCAGACCCGCCTGGATGCGGCCATCCATGCCATGGTGAGTACCCAGCGTGCCTTGGCCGATATCGCCGTGGAATGCGGTTTCTTTGACCAAAGCGCGTTTCATCGGCAATGCCGCCAATCGGTGGGCATGAGTCCGCGCGCGTTGCGCATGCAGGCCAAGGGCTAG